The Huiozyma naganishii CBS 8797 chromosome 1, complete genome genome window below encodes:
- the KTR7 gene encoding putative mannosyltransferase (similar to Saccharomyces cerevisiae KTR7 (YIL085C) and KTR5 (YNL029C); ancestral locus Anc_2.300), whose translation MYFSSRIRSFYREQRRILARNSKKALLALVLLSLFGYYQFFTYYEEDPPYSEQNLDSETQQTFFDGCVDTEQYMADASYRKMNATFVMLTRNEELEDVLSTILQLEARFNQWYQYPYVFLNDVPFSDDFKSRVVTSTRSKVEFGTLNELEWEFPEKVRNSALFKESLASQMDRGILYGDQESYHKMCRFYSGMFYKHPLVKQYEWYWRIEPDVDFYCDITYDPFFEMHMAGKQYGFTVIIPELYWSVPNLFRYTQAFLRENGWPRLGSLWKLFTYNMNIMDTSDPAISQWVHLEEQVDAKLREKVIIDLYREGRYKNEDAALETLINRAQSKVPIFEDKFNNEEQNMCHFWSNFEIAKISVFENDVYNAYFEYLESSDGFWRERWGDAPVHSLGLALTLDVEDVHYFRDIGYRHSTLQHCPKNADTPYEYFAKETRFERTGKGARYDKPTDYGVGCRCQCNNKKQDIEDTSYPCMDIWLELAHQMHPEANFDGKYYPRVNAAQIEEQLRQSL comes from the coding sequence ATGTActtctcttcaagaatACGATCGTTTTACAGAGAACAGAGAAGGATCTTGGCAAGAAATTCCAAGAAAGCACTATTGGCATTGGTTTTATTGTCGCTGTTTGGATACTACCAATTCTTTACTTACTATGAAGAGGACCCCCCGTACTCTGAACAAAACTTAGACTCAGAGACGCAGCAAACGTTTTTCGATGGGTGTGTTGATACAGAGCAGTACATGGCTGATGCCTCTTACCGTAAGATGAACGCCACGTTCGTAATGCTGACACGGAACGAGGAACTGGAAGATGTTCTTTCTACTATTTTGCAGTTGGAGGCCCGCTTTAACCAGTGGTACCAGTACCCGTACGTGTTCTTGAACGATGTGCCCTTCAGCGATGACTTCAAGAGCAGAGTAGTCACGTCCACTCGGAGCAAAGTTGAGTTTGGCACTTTGAACGAGCTGGAATGGGAATTCCCGGAGAAAGTGAGGAACAGTGCcctgttcaaagaatcaCTGGCAAGCCAGATGGATAGAGGAATATTGTATGGGGATCAAGAATCGTATCATAAGATGTGCCGTTTTTACTCCGGCATGTTCTATAAACACCCACTCGTGAAGCAATACGAGTGGTATTGGAGAATTGAGCCTGATGTTGACTTTTACTGTGACATCACGTACGATcctttctttgaaatgcATATGGCGGGGAAACAGTACGGGTTCACGGTGATTATACCTGAATTGTACTGGAGTGTCCCCAACTTGTTCAGGTACACACAGGCGTTTTTGAGAGAAAATGGGTGGCCCCGACTCGGTAGTCTATGGAAGTTGTTTACCTACAATATGAACATCATGGATACTAGCGATCCAGCTATTTCCCAGTGGGTTCATTTGGAAGAGCAAGTGGACGCGAAGCTTCGAGAGAAGGTCATCATTGATTTGTATCGGGAGGGGAGGTACAAAAATGAGGATGCTGCCCTTGAAACATTGATAAACAGGGCCCAGTCCAAAGTACCGATATTCGAGGATAAGTTCAACAATGAGGAGCAGAACATGTGCCACTTCTGGTCCAACTTTGAGATTGCCAAGATATCTGTGTTTGAGAACGACGTATACAATGCGTACTTCGAGTACTTGGAGTCCAGTGACGGGTTTTGGCGCGAGAGATGGGGCGACGCACCAGTGCACTCCCTCGGACTAGCCCTCACTTTggatgttgaagatgtGCATTATTTCCGGGATATTGGCTACAGACACTCCACATTGCAACACTGTCCTAAGAACGCGGATACTCCCTACGAGTACTTTGCGAAGGAGACCAGGTTTGAGCGGACAGGGAAGGGTGCAAGATACGACAAACCCACGGACTACGGCGTTGGCTGCAGATGCCAATGCAACAATAAGAAGCAGGATATTGAGGACACATCGTACCCATGCATGGACATCTGGTTAGAACTGGCGCACCAGATGCACCCAGAGGCGAATTTTGATGGCAAGTATTACCCTAGAGTGAACGCAGCACAAATTGAAGAGCAATTGAGACAGTCTCT
- the KNAG0A05340 gene encoding histone H4 (similar to Saccharomyces cerevisiae HHF2 (YNL030W); ancestral locus Anc_2.299), with product MSGRGKGGKGLGKGGAKRHRKILRDNIQGITKPAIRRLARRGGVKRISGLIYEEVRAVLKTFLESVIRDADTYTEHAKRKAVTPLDVVYALKRQGRTLYGFGG from the coding sequence ATGTCCGGTAGAGGTAAAGGTGGTAAAGGTCTAGGTAAAGGTGGTGCTAAGCGTCATAGAAAGATTCTTAGAGATAACATTCAAGGTATAACCAAGCCAGCTATCAGAAGATTGGCGAGAAGAGGTGGTGTCAAGCGTATCTCTGGGTTGATCTACGAAGAAGTCAGAGCCGTCTTGAAGACTTTCCTAGAGTCCGTCATCAGAGACGCCGACACTTACACCGAGCACGCCAAGAGAAAGGCCGTCACACCTCTGGATGTCGTCtacgctttgaagagacaAGGTAGAACTTTGTACGGTTTCGGTGGTTAA
- the KNAG0A05350 gene encoding histone H3 (similar to Saccharomyces cerevisiae HHT2 (YNL031C); ancestral locus Anc_2.298), with amino-acid sequence MARTKQTARKSTGGKAPRKQLASKAARKSAPSTGGVKKPHRYKPGTVALREIRRFQKSTELLIRKLPFQRLVREIAQDFKTDLRFQSSAIGALQESVEAYLVSLFEDTNLAAIHAKRVTIQKKDIKLARRLRGERS; translated from the coding sequence ATGGCTAGAACAAAGCAAACAGCTAGAAAGTCTACTGGTGGTAAAGCCCCAAGAAAACAACTAGCCTCCAAGGCCGCTAGAAAGTCCGCCCCATCGACCGGTGGTGTCAAGAAACCTCACAGATATAAGCCAGGTACCGTTGCTCTAAGAGAAATCAGAAGATTCCAGAAATCTACTGAACTTTTGATTAGAAAGCTACCATTCCAAAGACTGGTCAGGGAAATCGCACAAGATTTCAAGACCGACTTGAGATTCCAATCTTCCGCTATCGGTGCCCTACAAGAATCCGTCGAAGCTTACTTGGTCTCTTTGTTTGAAGACACTAACTTGGCCGCTATCCACGCCAAGCGTGTCACCATCCAGAAGAAGGATATCAAGTTGGCTAGAAGATTGAGAGGTGAaagatcttga
- the AIM19 gene encoding Aim19p (similar to Saccharomyces cerevisiae YIL087C; ancestral locus Anc_2.297): MSSSPSNTTDLPSLSESSGVLQYMYDVSKTPYPGLVNAGMLLDNPIISPAAPLQVMAYESKSKNPLKGLGSFARTSNVQRLGISNKNALLFAAAQAAGSWMIYDNDMESGSGFLMAWSALFLLVNGKKSLNSLKYGKVWPVCLSAAALTSSLIYGKRFITGRFK, from the coding sequence ATGTCTTCGTCTCCTAGCAATACAACCGATCTACCCTCCCTGTCAGAAAGCAGCGGAGTGCTCCAGTACATGTATGATGTCTCCAAAACACCATACCCGGGATTGGTGAACGCGGGAATGCTACTCGACAACCCCATAATCTCACCTGCGGCACCACTACAGGTGATGGCGTACGAATCAAAGTCTAAAAACCCACTCAAGGGTCTCGGGTCCTTCGCACGCACCAGCAACGTCCAGCGGTTGGGAATCAGCAACAAAAACGCCCTGCTATTTGCAGCAGCACAGGCAGCGGGTTCCTGGATGATCTACGATAACGACATGGAAAGTGGGAGTGGGTTTCTAATGGCTTGGTCGGCTTTGTTCCTTTTGGTGAATGGTAAAAAGTCACTGAACTCATTGAAGTACGGTAAAGTCTGGCCCGTGTGCCTGAGTGCGGCAGCATTGACCAGTTCTCTAATATACGGTAAGAGGTTCATCACTGGACGTTTCAAGTGA
- the AVT7 gene encoding Avt7p (similar to Saccharomyces cerevisiae AVT7 (YIL088C); ancestral locus Anc_2.295): MTAQSTATVGSSTINLVKTIIGAGLLAIPYAFAQDGILVGILLTLLAAVTSGFGLFALAKCSKTLIDPRRSSFFTLCMLTYPRLSPLFDFAMIVQCFGVGLSYLVLMGDIFPGLFGGDRQYWIVASAVIIGPLCSLKKLDHLKYSSVLGLFALAYLAVLVLSMFVKDVILTDNYKVVRGTILWFEIYSGKGLLSTFSIIIFAYVGAMNLFTIINELSDNNITNISKIINRSIAISTVAFLSVGITGYLTFGSNTLGNIILNYDPNSIWVNIGKFSLASMLLLSFPLLFHPLRIACNNLVVWFEINFNEAQPSSYYTSTFVNATNHSRTPIQLGDEEDQEGDNGEDAPLVSNRQPTADDVEIDDDLPGSIEQHSSFPDSRFYSITVGLLVVMYLIALRITSFALVLALVGATGSTSISFILPGLFGYKLIGSDSLAVGQMISPRDRFYKKCSLALVWFGFAVMILSLYVTMVYGA, translated from the coding sequence ATGACCGCTCAATCCACAGCAACAGTGGGCTCATCTACCATTAACTTGGTTAAAACAATCATAGGAGCTGGCCTTCTTGCCATCCCGTACGCATTCGCTCAAGATGGGATCCTTGTCGGTATCCTGCTGACCCTGTTGGCTGCCGTGACGTCCGGGTTTGGTCTTTTCGCGCTGGCCAAATGTTCAAAGACTTTGATCGACCCGAGACGCTCGTCGTTTTTCACTCTTTGCATGCTGACGTACCCAAGACTTTCACCTCTGTTTGACTTCGCAATGATCGTGCAATGTTTCGGTGTTGGGTTGAGCTACCTGGTACTTATGGGCGACATATTCCCTGGACTGTTTGGGGGTGATCGCCAGTACTGGATTGTTGCGTCTGCGGTGATCATTGGTCCATTGTGCTCGTTGAAAAAACTGGACCACCTGAAATATTCCAGTGTGTTAGGGCTCTTTGCTCTAGCATACCTGGCTGTTTTAGTGCTTTCAATGTTTGTCAAAGATGTGATCCTAACGGACAATTACAAAGTCGTTAGGGGTACAATTTTGTGGTTTGAAATATACAGTGGAAAGGGCTTGCTCTCCACTTTCAGTATCATCATCTTTGCATATGTCGGTGCCATGAATTTGTTCACTATCATAAACGAGTTGAGTGACAACAATATTACAAACATTTCCAAGATTATTAATCGGTCGATTGCAATCTCCACGGTAGCATTTTTATCGGTCGGTATTACTGGATATTTGACGTTTGGTAGTAACACGTTGGGTAATATCATATTAAACTACGATCCAAATTCGATATGGGTAAACATCGGGAAGTTTTCACTCGCCTCCATGCTTCTGCTGTCGTTCCCTTTGTTGTTCCATCCTCTGCGTATTGCTTGCAACAACTTAGTCGTGTGGTTTGAAATAAACTTCAACGAGGCCCAACCTTCAAGCTATTATACAAGCACTTTCGTCAATGCAACTAACCACAGTCGGACCCCAATTCAACTAGGAGATGAGGAAGACCAAGAGGGAGACAACGGTGAAGACGCCCCGCTCGTTTCGAACAGGCAACCAACTGCTGACGATGTCGAAATTGACGACGACCTTCCAggttcaattgaacagcaCAGCTCTTTCCCGGACTCAAGGTTTTACAGTATTACCGTCGGTCTTCTTGTAGTCATGTATCTCATTGCGTTGCGGATCACCTCGTTTGCCCTCGTATTGGCATTGGTTGGGGCCACCGGTTCCACTTCGATATCGTTCATATTGCCAGGGCTTTTCGGGTATAAATTAATTGGGTCAGACTCGCTAGCCGTTGGCCAGATGATATCGCCTAGGGACCGTTTTTATAAGAAATGCAGCTTAGCACTCGTGTGGTTCGGTTTTGCAGTGATGATTCTGTCTTTGTACGTCACAATGGTTTACGGAGCATAA
- the ICE2 gene encoding Ice2p (similar to Saccharomyces cerevisiae ICE2 (YIL090W); ancestral locus Anc_2.293) produces the protein MTATLTSGFIRGCRICSGALYLLLTLISIPISFKVGGLYCGLAFTATLFILYFVSTTLSIIARKNGNRIYIVLSSILYYCQHFIIASLLHLFLSGFSNAELHKIIENDAIPIESLTSILNVSMSSSEANWIFYYYYYKYVVTPWKFVLSHSTPFFTLSEGFFTILAIQAIGETNKWLCYEKNSNAWIISSLLTSSAVISAALYYLYRIYVTPIWELTVQTASLLGFVLSLVSGLGIYGIVSDSGSVIESSLFFAYIVRCIYEISPKLATTATDELLELFKDVWQKRQGNLPIRNNLIFYYNNVILKNIEMAWDNFILRTGTSGTFNYNPSLLLNNTWKFCKPIWKFFKNFTLSVPFSIREILLMTWKMSLESVSPAVVINLCFRILIFYSATRIVPSLQRKDAREQRRSRKVMELVYWYSPCILIAMYAHLILQYSSELKNELCLWGCNNILLGYNTDQNETVVVDAWRFWNWCNVFCTILVYANELIGDTTHTEIS, from the coding sequence ATGACGGCAACACTGACTTCTGGTTTCATAAGAGGGTGTCGGATTTGCTCCGGTGCACTCTATCTTTTGTTGACGTTAATTTCCATACCGATATCGTTCAAAGTAGGTGGGCTGTACTGCGGACTTGCATTTACGGCAACGCTTTTCATACTATATTTTGTTTCGACGACATTGAGCATAATTGCTCGAAAGAATGGGAACCGAATCTATATAGTACTGAGTAGCATTTTGTACTATTGCCAGCACTTCATCATTGCTTCATTATTACATTTGTTTCTATCCGGGTTCTCCAATGCAGAATTGCACAAGATTATTGAAAACGATGCTATCCCAATCGAGTCACTGACTTCCATACTGAACGTGAGTATGTCTTCTTCGGAGGCCAACTGGATTTTTTACTACTACTATTACAAATATGTGGTAACCCCGTGGAAGTTTGTTCTATCGCACTCGACGCCCTTCTTTACTTTATCCGAGGGGTTCTTTACAATCCTTGCCATCCAGGCCATAGGCGAGACCAACAAATGGTTGTGCTATGAGAAGAACTCAAATGCGTGGATTATATCGTCGCTGCTTACATCCAGTGCCGTTATATCAGCAGCACTGTATTACCTGTACAGAATATACGTGACTCCAATTTGGGAACTCACAGTGCAAACTGCTTCTCTGTTAGGGTTTGTTCTCTCGTTGGTTTCCGGGTTGGGCATCTATGGTATCGTATCTGATAGTGGGTCGGTTATTGAAAGCTCTTTATTTTTCGCCTATATCGTCCGTTGCATCTACGAAATATCGCCAAAGTTAGCAACAACGGCCACGGACGAATTattggaactgttcaaagatgtGTGGCAGAAGAGACAGGGCAATTTGCCGATAAGAAATAATCTCATCTTCTACTACAATAATGTaatcttgaagaacataGAGATGGCGTGGGATAACTTCATTTTACGAACGGGTACATCCGGAACTTTCAACTACAACCCATCTTTGCTGCTCAACAACACGTGGAAATTTTGCAAACCTATCtggaaatttttcaagaattttACGTTAAGTGTACCGTTTTCAATCAGAGAGATCTTACTCATGACTTGGAAGATGTCGCTAGAGTCCGTGTCACCAGCTGTTGTGATAAATCTATGTTTCAGAATTCTAATTTTCTATTCAGCGACAAGGATCGTCCCGTCGTTACAGAGAAAGGACGCGAGGGAGCAAAGGCGAAGTCGCAAAGTTATGGAATTGGTATACTGGTACAGCCCCTGTATTCTGATCGCCATGTACGCTCACTTAATTCTACAGTATTCTAGCGAGCTGAAAAACGAACTCTGTCTATGGGGCTGTAATAACATACTTTTAGGCTACAATACAGACCAGAATGAGACAGTTGTTGTCGATGCCTGGAGGTTCTGGAATTGGTGCAACGTTTTCTGCACGATACTGGTGTATGCTAACGAATTAATAGGTGACACAACTCACACCGAGATCAGTTAA